One Peromyscus maniculatus bairdii isolate BWxNUB_F1_BW_parent chromosome 14, HU_Pman_BW_mat_3.1, whole genome shotgun sequence genomic window carries:
- the Bag5 gene encoding BAG family molecular chaperone regulator 5 isoform X2, translating to MSLSTFTGSACETEHRSMDMGNQHPSISRLQEIQREVKSIEPQVVGFSGLSDDKNYKKLERILTKQLFEIDSVDTEGKGDIQQARKRAAQEIERLLKELEQNANHPHRIEIQNIFKEAQALVKEKIVPFYSGGNCVTDEFEEGIQDIILRLTHVKTGGKISLRKARYNTLTKICAVQEIIEDCMRKQPSLPLSEDVHPSVAKINSVMCEVNKARGTLIALLMGVDSTETCRHLSCVLSGLMADLDALDVCGRTEIRNYRREVVEDINKLLKYLDLEEEADNTHAFDLGQNHSILKIEKVLKRMREIKNELLQPQSPPELCLSSKTELQGLIGQLDEVSLEKNPCIREARRRAVIEVQTLITYLDLKEALEKRKLFPCEETSPHKAVWGVLGNLSEIQGEVLSFGGKRTDKNYIRLEELLTKQLLALDAVDPQGEEKCKAARKQAVKLAQNILSYLDMKSDEWEY from the exons ATGTCTCTAAGCACGTTTACGGGGAG TGCTTGTGAAACTGAACACAGAAGCATGGATATGGGAAACCAGCACCCTTCCATTAGTAGGCTTCAGGAGATCCAAAGGGAAGTAAAGAGTATAGAGCCTCAAGTGGTGGGCTTCAGTGGCCTGTCGGATGACAAGAATTACAAGAAACTGGAGAGGATTCTGACGAAACAACTTTTTGAAATAGATTCTGTAgatacagaaggaaaaggagacattCAGCAAGCTAGGAAGAGGGCAGCCCAGGAGATAGAACGCCTTCTCAAAGAGCTAGAGCAGAATGCAAACCACCCACACCGCATTGAAATCCAGAACATCTTTAAGGAAGCACAGGCCCTTGTGAAAGAGAAGATCGTGCCCTTTTACAGTGGAGGCAACTGTGTGACTGACGAGTTTGAGGAAGGCATCCAGGACATCATTCTGAGGCTCACACATGTTAAAACCGGAGGGAAGATCTCCTTGCGGAAAGCAAGGTACAACACGCTAACCAAGATCTGTGCAGTGCAAGAGATCATTGAAGACTGCATGAGGAAGCAGCCTTCCCTGCCCCTCTCTGAGGACGTGCATCCTTCTGTTGCCAAGATCAATTCTGTGATGTGTGAAGTGAACAAGGCCAGAGGTACTCTGATCGCACTGCTCATGGGCGTGGACAGCACGGAGACTTGCAGGCACTTATCGTGCGTGCTGTCAGGGTTGATGGCTGATCTAGATGCGTTGGATGTGTGTGGGCGTACAGAGATCAGGAATTATCGGAGGGAGGTGGTGGAAGATATCAACAAATTACTGAAATATCTGGATTTAGAAGAGGAAGCTGACAATACCCATGCATTTGACCTGGGACAGAACCACTCCATTCTAAAAATAGAAAAGGTCCTCAAGAGgatgagagaaataaaaaacgAACTTCTCCAGCCTCAGAGCCCTCCTGAATTGTGTCTGAGCTCCAAGACAGAACTTCAGGGCCTGATCGGACAGCTAGATGAAGTGAGTCTTGAGAAAAACCCCTGCATCCGGGAAGCCAGGCGAAGAGCCGTGATTGAAGTGCAGACCCTGATCACGTACCTGGACCTGAAGGAAGCCCTCGAGAAGAGGAAGCTGTTCCCTTGCGAGGAGACCTCCCCACACAAGGCTGTGTGGGGTGTCCTTGGAAACCTGTCAGAGATCCAGGGCGAAGTCCTCTCGTTTGGTGGGAAGCGAACTGATAAGAACTACATCCGTCTGGAGGAGCTGCTGACCAAACAGTTGCTGGCCCTGGACGCCGTTGAcccccagggagaagagaagtgtAAGGCGGCCAGGAAGCAGGCTGTGAAGCTGGCCCAGAACATCCTCAGCTACCTTGACATGAAGTCTGACGAGTGGGAGTACTGA
- the Bag5 gene encoding BAG family molecular chaperone regulator 5 isoform X1 translates to MSLSTFTGRRVTDACETEHRSMDMGNQHPSISRLQEIQREVKSIEPQVVGFSGLSDDKNYKKLERILTKQLFEIDSVDTEGKGDIQQARKRAAQEIERLLKELEQNANHPHRIEIQNIFKEAQALVKEKIVPFYSGGNCVTDEFEEGIQDIILRLTHVKTGGKISLRKARYNTLTKICAVQEIIEDCMRKQPSLPLSEDVHPSVAKINSVMCEVNKARGTLIALLMGVDSTETCRHLSCVLSGLMADLDALDVCGRTEIRNYRREVVEDINKLLKYLDLEEEADNTHAFDLGQNHSILKIEKVLKRMREIKNELLQPQSPPELCLSSKTELQGLIGQLDEVSLEKNPCIREARRRAVIEVQTLITYLDLKEALEKRKLFPCEETSPHKAVWGVLGNLSEIQGEVLSFGGKRTDKNYIRLEELLTKQLLALDAVDPQGEEKCKAARKQAVKLAQNILSYLDMKSDEWEY, encoded by the exons ATGTCTCTAAGCACGTTTACGGGGAGGCGAGTGACCGA TGCTTGTGAAACTGAACACAGAAGCATGGATATGGGAAACCAGCACCCTTCCATTAGTAGGCTTCAGGAGATCCAAAGGGAAGTAAAGAGTATAGAGCCTCAAGTGGTGGGCTTCAGTGGCCTGTCGGATGACAAGAATTACAAGAAACTGGAGAGGATTCTGACGAAACAACTTTTTGAAATAGATTCTGTAgatacagaaggaaaaggagacattCAGCAAGCTAGGAAGAGGGCAGCCCAGGAGATAGAACGCCTTCTCAAAGAGCTAGAGCAGAATGCAAACCACCCACACCGCATTGAAATCCAGAACATCTTTAAGGAAGCACAGGCCCTTGTGAAAGAGAAGATCGTGCCCTTTTACAGTGGAGGCAACTGTGTGACTGACGAGTTTGAGGAAGGCATCCAGGACATCATTCTGAGGCTCACACATGTTAAAACCGGAGGGAAGATCTCCTTGCGGAAAGCAAGGTACAACACGCTAACCAAGATCTGTGCAGTGCAAGAGATCATTGAAGACTGCATGAGGAAGCAGCCTTCCCTGCCCCTCTCTGAGGACGTGCATCCTTCTGTTGCCAAGATCAATTCTGTGATGTGTGAAGTGAACAAGGCCAGAGGTACTCTGATCGCACTGCTCATGGGCGTGGACAGCACGGAGACTTGCAGGCACTTATCGTGCGTGCTGTCAGGGTTGATGGCTGATCTAGATGCGTTGGATGTGTGTGGGCGTACAGAGATCAGGAATTATCGGAGGGAGGTGGTGGAAGATATCAACAAATTACTGAAATATCTGGATTTAGAAGAGGAAGCTGACAATACCCATGCATTTGACCTGGGACAGAACCACTCCATTCTAAAAATAGAAAAGGTCCTCAAGAGgatgagagaaataaaaaacgAACTTCTCCAGCCTCAGAGCCCTCCTGAATTGTGTCTGAGCTCCAAGACAGAACTTCAGGGCCTGATCGGACAGCTAGATGAAGTGAGTCTTGAGAAAAACCCCTGCATCCGGGAAGCCAGGCGAAGAGCCGTGATTGAAGTGCAGACCCTGATCACGTACCTGGACCTGAAGGAAGCCCTCGAGAAGAGGAAGCTGTTCCCTTGCGAGGAGACCTCCCCACACAAGGCTGTGTGGGGTGTCCTTGGAAACCTGTCAGAGATCCAGGGCGAAGTCCTCTCGTTTGGTGGGAAGCGAACTGATAAGAACTACATCCGTCTGGAGGAGCTGCTGACCAAACAGTTGCTGGCCCTGGACGCCGTTGAcccccagggagaagagaagtgtAAGGCGGCCAGGAAGCAGGCTGTGAAGCTGGCCCAGAACATCCTCAGCTACCTTGACATGAAGTCTGACGAGTGGGAGTACTGA
- the Bag5 gene encoding BAG family molecular chaperone regulator 5 isoform X3, with translation MDMGNQHPSISRLQEIQREVKSIEPQVVGFSGLSDDKNYKKLERILTKQLFEIDSVDTEGKGDIQQARKRAAQEIERLLKELEQNANHPHRIEIQNIFKEAQALVKEKIVPFYSGGNCVTDEFEEGIQDIILRLTHVKTGGKISLRKARYNTLTKICAVQEIIEDCMRKQPSLPLSEDVHPSVAKINSVMCEVNKARGTLIALLMGVDSTETCRHLSCVLSGLMADLDALDVCGRTEIRNYRREVVEDINKLLKYLDLEEEADNTHAFDLGQNHSILKIEKVLKRMREIKNELLQPQSPPELCLSSKTELQGLIGQLDEVSLEKNPCIREARRRAVIEVQTLITYLDLKEALEKRKLFPCEETSPHKAVWGVLGNLSEIQGEVLSFGGKRTDKNYIRLEELLTKQLLALDAVDPQGEEKCKAARKQAVKLAQNILSYLDMKSDEWEY, from the coding sequence ATGGATATGGGAAACCAGCACCCTTCCATTAGTAGGCTTCAGGAGATCCAAAGGGAAGTAAAGAGTATAGAGCCTCAAGTGGTGGGCTTCAGTGGCCTGTCGGATGACAAGAATTACAAGAAACTGGAGAGGATTCTGACGAAACAACTTTTTGAAATAGATTCTGTAgatacagaaggaaaaggagacattCAGCAAGCTAGGAAGAGGGCAGCCCAGGAGATAGAACGCCTTCTCAAAGAGCTAGAGCAGAATGCAAACCACCCACACCGCATTGAAATCCAGAACATCTTTAAGGAAGCACAGGCCCTTGTGAAAGAGAAGATCGTGCCCTTTTACAGTGGAGGCAACTGTGTGACTGACGAGTTTGAGGAAGGCATCCAGGACATCATTCTGAGGCTCACACATGTTAAAACCGGAGGGAAGATCTCCTTGCGGAAAGCAAGGTACAACACGCTAACCAAGATCTGTGCAGTGCAAGAGATCATTGAAGACTGCATGAGGAAGCAGCCTTCCCTGCCCCTCTCTGAGGACGTGCATCCTTCTGTTGCCAAGATCAATTCTGTGATGTGTGAAGTGAACAAGGCCAGAGGTACTCTGATCGCACTGCTCATGGGCGTGGACAGCACGGAGACTTGCAGGCACTTATCGTGCGTGCTGTCAGGGTTGATGGCTGATCTAGATGCGTTGGATGTGTGTGGGCGTACAGAGATCAGGAATTATCGGAGGGAGGTGGTGGAAGATATCAACAAATTACTGAAATATCTGGATTTAGAAGAGGAAGCTGACAATACCCATGCATTTGACCTGGGACAGAACCACTCCATTCTAAAAATAGAAAAGGTCCTCAAGAGgatgagagaaataaaaaacgAACTTCTCCAGCCTCAGAGCCCTCCTGAATTGTGTCTGAGCTCCAAGACAGAACTTCAGGGCCTGATCGGACAGCTAGATGAAGTGAGTCTTGAGAAAAACCCCTGCATCCGGGAAGCCAGGCGAAGAGCCGTGATTGAAGTGCAGACCCTGATCACGTACCTGGACCTGAAGGAAGCCCTCGAGAAGAGGAAGCTGTTCCCTTGCGAGGAGACCTCCCCACACAAGGCTGTGTGGGGTGTCCTTGGAAACCTGTCAGAGATCCAGGGCGAAGTCCTCTCGTTTGGTGGGAAGCGAACTGATAAGAACTACATCCGTCTGGAGGAGCTGCTGACCAAACAGTTGCTGGCCCTGGACGCCGTTGAcccccagggagaagagaagtgtAAGGCGGCCAGGAAGCAGGCTGTGAAGCTGGCCCAGAACATCCTCAGCTACCTTGACATGAAGTCTGACGAGTGGGAGTACTGA